Proteins from a genomic interval of Desulfitibacter alkalitolerans DSM 16504:
- a CDS encoding zinc ribbon domain-containing protein: protein MKKLYEYQNLRGEYFKLKEKVNSTAKKEELLEWKGRIEQINREKEELKGLMDEKNKLVKKINALIKDIEAKEKDLEKQLYEGNVLNPKELLSMQKKLDELGGHKKHTEETYLRENEEFSSIQRELEDKKQELMKEYRPYQDEINKYKQSKEIDKVNLNELAKQIKEMEKEIDNSLLEIYLKHAKKLGNNVLALVKGGKCGGCNIDISKVDLGEVKTGNKLVICENCGRILVINL from the coding sequence ATGAAAAAACTTTACGAATATCAAAACCTACGAGGTGAATATTTTAAACTAAAAGAAAAGGTTAACTCTACTGCCAAAAAAGAAGAACTGCTTGAGTGGAAAGGAAGGATCGAACAAATTAATAGAGAAAAAGAAGAACTGAAAGGTTTAATGGATGAAAAGAATAAGCTTGTAAAAAAAATAAATGCTTTAATAAAAGATATTGAAGCAAAGGAAAAGGACTTGGAAAAACAGCTTTATGAGGGAAATGTTCTAAATCCAAAGGAACTGTTATCAATGCAAAAAAAGCTGGATGAGCTAGGTGGTCATAAAAAACATACGGAAGAGACATATCTTAGGGAAAATGAAGAGTTTTCTTCAATACAAAGGGAATTAGAGGACAAAAAGCAAGAGCTGATGAAAGAATATAGACCTTATCAAGATGAGATCAATAAATACAAGCAAAGCAAGGAGATAGATAAGGTTAATCTTAATGAATTAGCTAAACAAATAAAGGAAATGGAAAAAGAAATAGATAATAGTCTGTTGGAAATCTATTTAAAACATGCAAAAAAGCTTGGCAACAATGTGCTGGCCCTTGTAAAAGGGGGTAAATGTGGGGGCTGCAACATTGATATCTCTAAGGTTGATTTGGGGGAAGTCAAGACTGGAAATAAGTTGGTGATTTGTGAAAACTGTGGTAGAATATTAGTTATTAATTTGTGA
- a CDS encoding ribonuclease HI family protein yields the protein MEIKIYTDGASRGNPGKAAVGVIIYDLDGQILKKDNEYIGVTTNNVAEYKAVIRGLELAVGLGASGVKLYADSQLLVKQLSGEYRVKNEGLKPLYENVKALTRNFKNFAAIHIPREQNKEADKLANMALDSQ from the coding sequence ATGGAAATAAAAATCTATACAGATGGTGCATCCAGGGGTAACCCTGGTAAAGCAGCAGTTGGTGTGATAATTTATGATTTAGATGGTCAAATTTTAAAGAAAGATAACGAATATATTGGTGTAACTACAAATAATGTTGCAGAGTATAAGGCTGTAATTAGGGGGTTGGAGTTAGCAGTAGGTCTAGGGGCTTCCGGGGTAAAGCTATATGCTGATAGTCAGCTCCTTGTAAAACAGCTTTCAGGAGAATATAGAGTAAAAAATGAAGGCTTAAAACCCCTATACGAGAATGTAAAAGCATTAACCAGGAACTTTAAAAATTTTGCAGCAATTCACATTCCCAGAGAACAGAACAAGGAAGCAGATAAACTAGCCAATATGGCACTTGACAGTCAGTAG
- a CDS encoding tRNA (adenine(22)-N(1))-methyltransferase, translated as MLNNRLATIAKYITPNSHVVDVGTDHALLPIFLIQNSLSWQVIGVELNRGPYLKAKNNVATLGLDKYIDLRLGDGLEPVLNDKVDIVVIAGMGGKTIIEILKRGASLLKNVNRVILQPMNGCELVRNYLHYTKGLTIADEDLVMENDRLYEIIIAEPGVSQDFDDILIEIGPILYRKKHPLFPMLLEGKIQRYREIANNLDKSNKITAKDRMKYYNAKAKMLEKVLVSCL; from the coding sequence ATGTTAAACAATAGGCTTGCCACAATTGCAAAATATATAACACCCAATTCTCATGTTGTAGACGTTGGAACAGACCATGCTTTACTGCCAATATTCTTGATTCAAAATAGTTTATCCTGGCAAGTAATAGGTGTTGAATTAAATCGTGGTCCATATCTAAAGGCCAAGAATAATGTTGCCACACTTGGGCTGGATAAGTACATAGATCTACGATTGGGTGATGGTTTAGAGCCTGTGTTAAATGATAAGGTTGATATTGTAGTCATAGCCGGTATGGGAGGCAAGACTATTATTGAAATCTTAAAAAGAGGAGCAAGCCTACTGAAAAATGTCAATAGAGTAATTTTGCAGCCCATGAATGGGTGTGAATTAGTAAGGAACTATTTACACTATACTAAAGGCTTAACAATAGCTGATGAGGACCTTGTTATGGAAAATGACAGGCTTTATGAAATTATTATTGCTGAGCCTGGTGTTTCTCAGGATTTTGATGATATACTCATTGAAATTGGCCCAATATTATATAGAAAAAAACATCCCCTATTTCCCATGCTTTTAGAAGGAAAAATTCAACGATATAGAGAAATAGCTAATAACCTTGATAAGAGTAATAAGATAACAGCCAAGGATAGAATGAAGTACTATAATGCAAAGGCAAAAATGTTAGAAAAGGTGTTGGTATCGTGTCTGTAA
- a CDS encoding Nif3-like dinuclear metal center hexameric protein, producing the protein MSVKVATIVQTIEKIAPKKLAYDWDNVGLLVGNPKGETDKILVSLDVNEQVVDEAIELRAGMIISHHPLIFKPIKNILWDNPMGAVLKKLIQNEISVYAAHTNLDLCRGGVNQALFEKLGLGHGEILKVESIEKLFKFVVFVPMSHVEQVKLSMGNAGAGWIGNYSHCSFGTTGIGSFKPLEGSSPYVGRTGEIEEVEEMRLETIVPEKLLNKVLKAVIKAHPYEEVAYDLYPLANSGEEYGLGLIGIYTNPLSKNEFLKMLKECLQAPVLKIAGSLPEKIEKVGVCGGSGGTIINNAAIKGAQVFVTGDVSYHQAQEAENLGVCVIDAGHGITERLIVPIFASNLDNELQNQKANVEVIVSKVNNEPWTYI; encoded by the coding sequence GTGTCTGTAAAGGTTGCCACTATTGTCCAGACAATTGAAAAGATAGCCCCAAAAAAACTAGCCTATGACTGGGATAACGTTGGTCTTTTAGTGGGGAATCCCAAAGGAGAAACAGATAAAATATTGGTTTCCCTTGATGTCAACGAACAGGTAGTGGATGAGGCTATTGAGCTTAGAGCAGGAATGATTATTTCCCATCACCCATTAATATTCAAACCTATAAAGAATATACTTTGGGACAATCCCATGGGGGCAGTTTTAAAGAAACTCATACAAAATGAGATCAGCGTCTATGCTGCCCACACCAATCTAGACTTGTGTAGGGGTGGAGTTAATCAAGCGCTCTTTGAAAAGCTGGGTTTAGGGCATGGAGAAATTTTAAAGGTAGAGAGTATTGAAAAGCTTTTTAAATTTGTAGTTTTTGTGCCAATGTCCCATGTGGAACAGGTTAAACTATCCATGGGCAATGCCGGTGCAGGGTGGATAGGGAATTATTCACATTGCTCCTTTGGAACAACTGGAATAGGATCTTTTAAGCCACTTGAGGGCAGCAGTCCATATGTAGGCAGGACTGGAGAAATAGAGGAAGTGGAGGAAATGCGCCTGGAGACTATTGTTCCTGAAAAACTGCTGAATAAAGTGCTAAAAGCAGTAATAAAGGCACATCCCTACGAAGAGGTAGCATATGATCTTTATCCACTTGCCAATTCTGGTGAGGAATACGGCCTGGGTTTAATTGGAATTTATACTAATCCTCTTTCAAAAAATGAATTTTTAAAGATGTTAAAGGAGTGCTTACAAGCCCCAGTATTAAAGATAGCCGGTTCACTTCCGGAAAAGATTGAAAAAGTTGGAGTATGTGGCGGTTCTGGTGGCACTATAATAAACAATGCTGCCATTAAAGGTGCTCAGGTATTTGTAACTGGAGATGTAAGCTATCATCAGGCACAGGAGGCGGAAAATCTGGGTGTTTGTGTTATTGATGCAGGTCATGGTATCACTGAAAGGTTGATAGTACCCATTTTTGCTTCCAATCTGGATAATGAGCTTCAGAACCAAAAAGCCAATGTGGAAGTTATTGTGTCAAAAGTAAATAATGAACCATGGACTTATATATAG